From the genome of Ralstonia insidiosa:
TTCGACACGAACCCCCGTCGCCGCAGCTCCGGCGTGTAGCGGCGGATGACCACATCGCTCGATTCATCAATGCGATCGACCTCGGTGTCGGGCGTGGAGACCAGCTCAATATCGACGCCCGGGTGCCGCGCATAAAAGTGTGCCAGTTGCGGAAGCAGCCAGCCGTGGGCGAACGACGATGAGGTATTGATCCGGATCTGGCGCCGATCTGGCGCCTCGAACATCTGCTCCGTAGCCTCGGTCAGGCGTCCGATGCAACTGGCGACGTCCACCAGGTAGTGCCGCGCCCGCAGGGTCAGGCGCAGGGATCGTCCATCGCGCTCGAAGAGCTTTTGTCCAAAGAACGTTTCCAGCACGCGGATCTGCTGGGCGACCGCGCTCTGCGTGACATTCAACTCTTCGGCGGCAAGGGTCAGGCTGTTCAGGCGCCCGGCAGCTTCAAAGCTGCGCAGGGCATTGAGAGGGGGGAGTCGGCGCATGGCGCAATGTCAAAGAACAACTAAAGCGTCGTGGAAAAAAACTCGTTTGTGGCAATGAAAGCGGCTTCCTATCATAGGCGCCACATTGGATTGGAAGATGATGATTGCATTACCCAACCTACTCAAGACATCGGTGCAGCGCGCTGCGTGGCGATCATTTCCGTTCGGTTGCTGGATGCCGCTGTGGATGCACCGGAGGGTCCGTCAAGCCAGCCGCTACCTGGCGTTGGCCGGCATCATCTTGATACTGGTCGCCTGCTCAGGCCCACCCCCCAACGAGCGTGAAACCGGCAGCGGCGGAACGCTGGTGCGATACAGCTCTCGCCAGGTGAGTGTGGACCTGACCGATGCGGAGCAGCAGAGCCTGCGAGCCATGCGCGACCGTACGTACACCAACATCGCGCCGGATCGTGCACTGAGTGCGGTGGCCAAGGCGTTGACCGAACTGGGTTACGCACCGGTGTCGGTCGATAACGAAACTGGCCTGGTGGAGGCGGGGCTCAGTGACACGCTGGTACCCAAGTGGCGCCAGTTGCTGCGTGGGGCGCTCAAGAACTACACCGGCATGTTTCCGGCCAAGCCGGATCACGAACGCGTGTCGGCCGTCATCGCGGTCAAGGCGGGCACGGGTAGTCAGTCGACGCTGGTCCGTGCCCGGTTCGACAGCACAGTGTGGGACAGCAACGGCGATGCGCGCACGAAGACCGTGCTGAAGCGGGAAGTCTACGATGGCTTTTTCGCGGGCGTGGACAAGGTGCTGTGCTCGGCTGCCTGCAAGGGGCAGCCTTAGAACCTGCTCATGATCCTACTGCGCGGCCCGAGGTTGGCCTTGCGGTGCTCGCCGTACACGTGTATGGCTGCGCTTCTCAGGCCAACCTCGGGCCGCTCGCTACGGATCCTGAACAGGTTCTTAGGCGAGCCCGTCGCCAGCGTTGGGCTGGCGAGCGTGGCGCGCTATTCCCGCCGCTGCACAGCAGGCGGCAGCCATGTCCCATCCAGCGCCGCTTCCTTCGGCCACGTCAGCTGCATGCGCAGCAGGAAGGGGCCGACCGGTGGCGGCAGCCAGTTGTTGCGCATGCCCTTGGGCGGCGCGCGCTGGATCAGGATGTCGAGCGAGCCATCACTGTTCAGGCGTGGGTGATCGGCTTCGCTGAGGAGGTTGCGCAGGCTCGGGCGCTCGGCGGTGCGGCGCGGTTGCTGCACGGCGGCCACGGCCCAGCCGGCGTTCTCCGGCGGAAGCTGGTTGCGATCGAAATGCAGCACGTAGCGGTGCGTGCTGTCCAGCGGCAGGCTGTTGGCGTCCGCTGTGGCGGTGGCGATCAGCATGTCCTGCGGCACGTCGGTACCGCCGCCCGACCACGAGACGATCGCGCGTTGCGCATAGTCCAATCCATACGCGCCGATCATGCGCGGGATGAACCAGCCGTTCTGCGTGATCTGCGGCTGCTTGGCCGCCATCGAGAGCGTCTCGCGCGCGGCGTTCACGCCGGCATCCATCACCTTCAGGCTGGTCGAATCCACTGCCTTGGCGTCAAACGGCGCACCGGGCACGATGCCGAGGTTGCGCAGCGACGCCACCATCGTGGAATCTGTCGCGTGCGGCGGATTGTCCTTGAGCAGCTCGGCAAACCGGGTGAAGTAAGCGTTGGCATCGAGCGCGGTCACACGGCGGCGCGCTGCATTCAGGCTGACGTCGATGTCGGTGGCGTTGTTTGCGTCAGCCTTGGCTTCCGCCTCGGTTTCGCGAGCGCCGGGTTTGCCGAAAGCGTCCAGCGGCGTGATGCGGTAGCGATCCTGTACGCGGCGCGCGGCAACCTCGTCGCGCTGCCCAGCGACCTGCGTGCGGGCAACGACCCAGACCAGGTTCGTCGGCGCGGCGATCTGCTTGACGCCTGCCGGCAGCGTGCCATCCCAGCCCGGCGGCGTGATCGCGTAGTTGGCTGCACGTGCGCCCGTGGTGCGGTTGCCGATGGATTCGAACACGTCCGTCCAGGCATCGTGTACGGCCACCCAGATATGGCGGCGGCCGACGTCGGGCAGGCTCAGCACGACGGGCCCGTTGCGCAAATCGACGAAGGCGCTGCTGGCGAGCACGTCCACACGGGCGCGTACACCGGCGGGCAGGGCTTCGTCTTCCAGCGTGCGCTGGTGCATGAAGCGCCCATTGGGGGCGATGGCGGAGGTGACCTGCATCAGCGCGTCCGTCATCATCAACGGGAACGCATACACATAGGCGGAGCGGACTTGTGCCTCGCCGGCTTGCGGCAGGCGCAGTTCGTTGGCAGCCGCGGGGTTCGGGTCCTGGGTGGCGCAGCCCGTCAGGGTCAGGGCCGCCGCGCTCAGCGCCACCGCCGCCAGCCTTGTGAGCGGGCGCACGGGCGCATGGCAGTGCGTCATGGTGTTCTCCATCTTGTCGGTACGCGGCAACAGGAAACCAGACGCCTGTCGAACATCCCCCCAAGGATGCTTGCGCATACGGTTGCGTGGTCGCTCGTCACGGCGCCACGCTTGTTGTTGAGCATCTGCTGAATTTAGAAGTGCCG
Proteins encoded in this window:
- a CDS encoding LysR substrate-binding domain-containing protein, with protein sequence MRRLPPLNALRSFEAAGRLNSLTLAAEELNVTQSAVAQQIRVLETFFGQKLFERDGRSLRLTLRARHYLVDVASCIGRLTEATEQMFEAPDRRQIRINTSSSFAHGWLLPQLAHFYARHPGVDIELVSTPDTEVDRIDESSDVVIRRYTPELRRRGFVSKPLVANVAVPVCTPHHPALAAVHAPSDLRHAPLLHYAGLPQAWQYWFHQAEIAIGETLRGPFYDEFALLVKAAMSGLGICLAPRAVIQDDVNHGRLVMLFPEVKLEGPPFHCLYRDAADDRSLNSFLAWLFERAGEAHGPA
- a CDS encoding DUF1254 domain-containing protein, producing the protein MTHCHAPVRPLTRLAAVALSAAALTLTGCATQDPNPAAANELRLPQAGEAQVRSAYVYAFPLMMTDALMQVTSAIAPNGRFMHQRTLEDEALPAGVRARVDVLASSAFVDLRNGPVVLSLPDVGRRHIWVAVHDAWTDVFESIGNRTTGARAANYAITPPGWDGTLPAGVKQIAAPTNLVWVVARTQVAGQRDEVAARRVQDRYRITPLDAFGKPGARETEAEAKADANNATDIDVSLNAARRRVTALDANAYFTRFAELLKDNPPHATDSTMVASLRNLGIVPGAPFDAKAVDSTSLKVMDAGVNAARETLSMAAKQPQITQNGWFIPRMIGAYGLDYAQRAIVSWSGGGTDVPQDMLIATATADANSLPLDSTHRYVLHFDRNQLPPENAGWAVAAVQQPRRTAERPSLRNLLSEADHPRLNSDGSLDILIQRAPPKGMRNNWLPPPVGPFLLRMQLTWPKEAALDGTWLPPAVQRRE